A segment of the Aureimonas sp. SA4125 genome:
CGTACCGGAGCTGATCCTCGGCTCGGCCGAAAGCGAATTCGTCACCAACCACAAGCATTTCGTGCTGCGGGCCGGCCAGGGCTACCGCTGGAACATCACCTCGGCGGCGGGTCTTGAATACAAGTTCCGCGCGACCGACTTCTTCCGCAATGTATGGTTCAACCAGATCGTCATCGACGATCTCGAGATCCACATGGCCGGACCGCCGGCCTGGCTCGAGTTCGACGCGATGGGAACGATCGCGATCCAGTTCACCTCCATCCGCCCCGGCGACTACGAATGGCACATCGACGGGCTCGATGGTGCGCAGGACATGAAGGGCACGATCACGGTCGTGCCGTAGGGACCGACATGGGATCCAACGATCCGCGCGCCTTCCCGCGCTCTGCGGGACGGCCGGTTCCAGCGCTCGACATCGCGGGCGTCAGCCACTCCTATGGAGCCCGGCTGGCGCTCGACGATGTCTCGTTCACTGTTCCGCAGGGCAGCTTCACCGCGCTTCTCGGTCCCAACGGCGCCGGCAAGTCGACGCTGTTCTCGCTCGTCACCCGCCTCTACAACACGTCCAAGGGCGAGATCTCGATCCTCGGCCGGGCGCTGTCGCGCGAACCGGGCGAAGCGCTGCGCCGCCTCGGCGTCGTGTTCCAGGCGCGCACTCTCGACCTCGATCTGTCGATCCGCCAGAATCTCGCCTATCACGCGGCGCTTCACGGCCTGCCCGGTCGTGTCGCGCGGGCGCGGACGGAGGCGATCCTGAAGGGAAGCGACCTGATGGACCGCCTCGGCGAAAAGGCCCGCAATCTCTCGGGCGGCCAGCTGCGCCGCGTCGAGATCGTGCGCGCCTTCATGCATTCCCCAGAGCTCATCCTTCTCGACGAGCCGACCGTCGGTCTCGACATCGGCTCGCGGGCCGAGATCGTGGCCGAGGTCCGCCGTCTCGTGCGGCAGGAGGGCGTCAGCGTCCTCTGGGCGACGCACCTCATCGACGAGGTCGAGGCAAGCGACCGGGTGGTCGTTCTGCACAAGGGCAGGGTCCTCGCCGAGGGCGGCGTTGCCGCCATCGTCGAGGACCAGGGCGCCAGCTCGATCCGCGACGCTTTTGCCACCCTTACCGGCCTTGCCCGGCCTGATCTCGGCGGCCCCGTCGCCGCGGAGTTCCGGACGTGAGCGACGCCGTCCGGACTCCGGCAGACAGCCCTCCCCGGCCCGGCTTTACCTCGGCCCACTATCTCATCTGCTTCTGGGGCATCGTCTGGCGCGAGGCGCTGCGGTTCCTGCACCAGCGCGAGCGCTTCGTGTCGGCGCTGGTGCGCCCGCTGCTCTGGCTGTTCATCTTCGCCGCGGGCTTTCGCCAGGTGCTCGGCGTTTCCATCGTGCCCCCCTACCAGACCTACATTCTCTACGAGGTCTACATCACGCCGGGTCTCATCGGCATGATCCAGCTCTTCAACGGCATGCAATCCTCGCTGTCCATGGTCTACGACCGCGAGACCGGTTCGATGAAGACGCTGCTCGTCTCGCCGCTGCCGCGCTGGTTCCTCCTGGTGTCGAAGCTGTCGGCGGGTGTCGCGGTGTCGCTCGTCCAGGTCTACGTCTTCTTCGCCATCGCCTGGTTCTGGGAAGTGCATCCCCCGGCGATCGGCTATCTCACCGTGTTTCCGGCCCTCGTCCTGTCGGGCCTGATGCTCGGCGCGCTCGGGATGCTGCTGTCATCGCTGGTCCAGCAGCTCGAGAATTTTGCCGGGGTGATGAACTTCGTGATCTTTCCGATGTATTTTGCCTCATCGGCGCTCTATCCGCTCTGGCGCATCCTCGAATCGAGCCCGCTTCTCTACCGGATCTGCCAGGCCAATCCCTTTACCCACGCGGTGGAGCTGATACGCTTCGCCCTCTATGGCCAGTTGAACCTGGCGGCGCTCGCGGTCGTTTTCGGCTGTACGGTCCTTTTCCTCGGCGGGGCGATCCTTGCCTATGATCCCGGCCGTGGCGTCATCGGCCGCAAGCGGCAATAGGCAACGCGAGTCCGCTGCAGGCGGTAGAGACGGATCGAAGGTGCAGGCCCACTTCTCGCTCGCAGCCCACATATCCTGGGGAGGATAACATGACATCGACGAGATGGCGGATTTTGTCCTGCTGCATGCTGGCGCTCTGGGGCACCGATGTGGCCTCGGCGCAGACGACACCACGCCCGATACCGGAAGGGTTCGTCCTGCCCGGCCCGCCGCCGACCAACGCTCCAGGCGCAACCGGCGCCGACGCCCCGGTCGCCCCCGCGAATGCCGCCTCTTCGCCGACACTGCCGACGGCAGCGCCCGCTTCGGCGGCGACGTCGGCAGGCCCACGCCCGATCGTCGGTTCCATGGCCGTCGCACCTGCTGCCGTGGCGCCCGGCGCCGGCACGACGCAGCTGCTCGGACAAGTGCCCGGCGGCCCCCGTGCCTGGCCCTGTATCCAGCGCAAGCTCGACCATGTCGACGCTGGCCAGGTCTGGCAGGGACCGCCACTGGAGAGCGTCGCGGGCGCACCGCGCACGGAAGCGATCAGCCAGTTCGTCGCTTCCGTCGCACCCCGCCGGGTGCCGCTGGGCGATGCCGAAGCCAAGGCCCGCGATTTCGTCCGTTCGCTGCCGGAAGCCGAGCGAAAGGATCGCGCCACCGCTGCCTTCGCCGAGCTTCTGGCGCTGCTGAATAGCGAGCGGACCAGCATCATGAACGGCATCGAGCGCTATGGCGCCAAGCAGCAGGCGCTGGCCGCCAAGCTGCGCGAAGAGAATGCCGCACTGAGCGACCTGCGCAACAAGGGTGAGATGGCAAAGGCCGCCGACGCGCTGGAGGCGCTGCAGTGGGACACGCGGGTCTTCGATGAGCGGCGCCGGTCGTTGACCTATGTCTGCGAGGTGCCGACGCTCATCGAACAACGCCTGTTCGCCTTGGGCCGGGCAATGAGCGGCGCGCTGTAGAACGCTAGAGCATGGTCCCGAAAGGTGGCTTCCGACTTTCGAAAGAGACCATGCGGAAACAAAGAACCAAAGCAGGACGGCGATTTGAAGAAAGGCCATCCCGCTTTGGCGTTACGGGCGATTTTCCGGGCTCGCGCGAAACGCCGGCTTTCAAGTTGCCGCGCCGGATACTGCGAAAAGCCGGTTCCCACTTGTTCGCCCGGCGCTCTATCGCCTGGACGGGTGCGTGCTGCGCGGGCGAGCCGGCAGGACGCTACTCTCCGGGACCCGCCCGCTATTCGTCCGGGCGCGTCTCCGGCTCCCGCGGTTCGAGCGGAAGGCCGGCCTCGGCCCAGCCGTCGGTGCCGTCGGGATACCAATGGACGGCGCCGTAGCCGGCCGAGAGCGCGCGACGGGCGGCGTTCCAGCTCATCCAGCAGTCGCGCAGGCAGTAGAAAACCACGGGTCGCTGCTTGTCGCCGCCCGTCGCCCTCGCCAGACCATTCAGAAAATAGGCTTCCATTGCCGGCGGCAGCGCGCCGTAGCCGGTGTCGACCAGCCAGACGGAACCCGGAATATCCCGGCGCGGCTTGGGATGCCAGACGGTCCCCTCGGGCAGGCCCTGCGGCCGCGGCGCCCGCGGCAGGACGTCGACGAAGACGGCACGTTTTTCATCATGGAGAAGCTTCGCCGCATCGGTATCGACCACGTTGGCGCCGGCAAGCGTTGCCGGTGTCGGCGAGCGGTAGTCATCCATTCGATAGCCCGGCGGCTCGACCGGAACATCCACCGGCGCCGCAGTCGTCACGGCAAGTGCCGGGGTGCCGAGCGGCGTCAAGAAGGCCAGCGCGAGTGCAAACGCCGCCAGACCGCGCATTCTAGCCGCCGTGCTTCTTCGAGACGATCGGCTTGTCCTGCTCGTCGAGCAATGGCACGCCGAACGACAGGAGGATCTCGTTCAGCTCGTCCTGATTGGAGCGGATCATGTCGTTCAGCGTCCGCTTCCACTCCTGGTCTGAGACGCGGACGCCCATGGTGATGCGAAAGGCCATCGGCGGACCCTTCGTCTCGCTCACCAGCGGCGTCACGACGTAGTCCTTCTTGGCCTCGCGGGCGTAGTAGCCGGCCTGCGGACCCCAAAGGATCGCCGCATCGATCTCGCCCTTGCCGAGATCCTCGATCATCTGCTGGGCCGAGTTGTCGTAGCGGGTGTCGACCATCAGCTGGTAGCCCCGCGCCTTTCCGATCAGGCCGGCGCGGGCCATGTAGGTGCCGGGCGGGGTGCCGGCGACAACGCCGATCACCTTGTCCTTCAGAAGCGGATCGCCGATGGTCGTGACGCCGGCCAGCGGACCGTCCTTCGGCACGACAAGCGAATAGGCGGTGCGGTAATAGGCGTTGGTGTTCTGGACGAGCTCGTCGCCTTGCGGATAGCTCATGATGACGTCGCAGGCATTGGCGGCCAGCGTCATCCGCACGAATCCCGTCGCTTGCGGGAAGAAGCTGTAGCTCACCGACTTTCGCCCGAGCTTTGCCGCGACGAAATCGGCGAGGGCATTTTCAAACCCCGCGCCCTTGTCGTTGGAAAAGGGGAGGTTGCTGGGGTCGGCGCAGACCCTCAGCACATTGGGATCGACCAGCTCGATCGAACCGCCGAATTCGCGGTCCTGCGCATGCGCGGTGCCGGCAAGGGCGAAAAGGGCGGCAGCGGCGAGGCCAAGGCTGGTGCGAAACCCGCTCATCGCCTCAGAACCCCAGGCAGGAATTTTCGGCCGCCTGCGCTTCCTTGTTGAGCGCCGGCTTTTTCGGCTCGCCCCGCGGAATGGCCCCGTCGGCCCGGCCACGAAGATAGACGTAGATGCTGTCGAGGAAGCACATCACGTTCACGTCCTCGCCCCAGGCGGGCATGATCGAATTGACCGGATGCCACTTGTTCTGCTGACCGTTCACCACGATTCCGGTGAAGTCGTAGTAGTTGATCCGCTGCAGCTGCTCGGCGAGATTCGGCGCGAAGGACGAGCCGAGGCCGTCAGGCCCGTGGCACTGGAAGCAGTTGGCAGAATACTTCTTGTAGCCGCGCCAGGTGTAGTAGTCGAACGTTCCGTCGGCATTCTTGGCGTAGATGGGATTGCCAGCCGAGTCGACAAACTTGCCCTCTTCCCCGGGCGTCGCTTCCATTCCGTTCTCTTTCGAGTCGATCGACATTGCGCCGCCAGCGGCGGGCGCGGCCGAGGCAGTGGCCGTTGCAGCTGCCGGCGCAGCGGCAGCAGGGGCGGTCGGCGCTGCGGCTGGTGCCGCCGGCGTGGCAGCGGGCGTCGCGGGCGCGGCAGCCGGAGAAGTGGCGGTGGCCGCAGCCGCGCCGGCGGGGGCCGCCGGCACGATCTGTGCAGGCGCCTGGGCCGTCTGGGCCGAACCGAGGGAGGTCGTCGCCAGAAGGGCGGTGCCGGCAAGGGCGAGTAGGGTGCGGTTCATCGAAGCCTCATGGAATAACCGGGTCCTGATCGACCGGCCCGGCCGACGCTGACAATACAAAGACACAACATCGATAACGCATCGAAACTGCGATAGATGCGTAAGACGATAGATCTGCGGACACTTACCAGACGTGAACAATCGCTACCGGACGTGAACAATTTCGCTCCGCCCCACGGCTCCGCCGTCGATATTTACCTGAGTGTTTTTCGTCTGCACGAATGCATGCGGTAGATAGACAAAACCCGGCGATCAGCCACGGCCGCTCGTCGGGTTCGGTGGCGGTTGACCTCGCCGCCGGAGCGGCGAGGTCGAGAGTTGAACGCGCCTACTTCGCCGCGGTCTGGTTCGGAACGGTGAACACCGTCAGCTGGCCGCCGAGCGCGGTGTACTTCGACAGGGCGGCGTAGCCGCCGACCGCGCCGAGACCGGCGTTCGGGTCGGTGAGGCCGGCCGCGAGGCCGATGCCCGCCCAGCCGCCGATGCCCGAGAGCACGCCGACGAACTGCTGGCCGTCAGTCTCATAGGTCATCACGTTGGCGATGATGCCCGACGGGGTCTTGAACTTGTAGAGTTCCTCGCCCGTGGTCGAGTCGACAGCCTTCAGAAAACCTTCCAGCGTGCCGTAGAACACGATGTCGCCAGCCGTGGCGAGCGCACCCGACCAGACCGAGAACTGCTCGGGGAGCGACCAGACGATCTCACCCTTGCCGGCGTCCCAGGCAATGAAGTTGCCCATGCCGCCATGGCTGTTGGGGGCCGGGTACATCGACAGCGTCGCGCCGACATAGGGCTGGCCGGCGGTGTAGGCGACACGGAACGGCTCGTAGTCCATGCAGACGTGGTTGGTCGGCACGTAGAACAGCTTGGTCTTCGGCGAGAACGCCGCCGGCTGCTGGTCCTTGGTGCCGAGAGCGGCCGGGCAGATGCCCGTCGAGTTCACGTCTTCGCCGTTCTGCTCGGTCGAGTACTGCGCGACCACCTGCGGACGGCCGTACTGCTCCGATTCCTTGTCCATGACGACTTCCGTCGCCCAGTTCACGGCCGGATCGTACTTCTTGGCGACGAGCAGTTCGCCGGTGGCACGGTCGAGCGTGTAGGCAAAGCCGTTGCGGTCGAAATGCGCCAGCACCTTGCGCGGAGCGCCGTCGACATCGATGTCCGCGAGGATCATCTCGTTGACGCCGTCGAAGTCCCACTCGTCGTGCGGGGTCATCTGATAGACCCACTTCGCCATGCCGGTGTCGGCATCACGCGCCATGATGGCCATCGACCACTTGTTGTCGCCCGGACGCTGCGACGGGTTCCAGGTCGAGGGGTTGCCCGTGCCGTAATAGATGAGGTTCAGCTCCGGATCGTAGGAGTACCAGCCCCAGGTGGTGCCGCCACCGATCTTCCACTGATCGCCTTCCCAGGTCTTCAGCGAAGAGTCCGCACCGACGGGCTTGCCGAGGGCCGTGGTCTTCTCCGGGTCGAACAGCATTTCGGCGTCCGGGCCCGTGGAATAGGCGCGCCATGCCTGCGTGCCGTCCTTGAGATTGTAGGCCGTCAGCGATCCGCGCACGCCGAACTCGCCGCCGGAGATGCCGATCATCACCTTGTCCTTGACGACCATCGGCGCGGCCGTGCCGGTCTCGCCCTTGCTCGGATCGCCGTTCTTGACCGTCCAGACCTGCTCGCCGGTCGCCGCATCGAGCGCAACCACCGTGGTGTCCGCCTGATGCAGGATGATCAGGTTCTTGCCGCCCTCGGCAGCCGGGGCATAGGCAACGCCGCGGTTGACGGTATCGCAGCACATCACCGGAATGACGTTCGGATCCTGCACCGGCTCGTACTTCCACTTGATCGACCCGTTATCCTTCAGGTCGAGCGCGTAGACGATGTTCGGGAACGGCGTGTGGACAAACATCGTGTCCCCGATCACCAGCGGATTGCCTTCATGGCCGCGCAGAACGCCGGTCGAGAAGGTCCAGGCCGGGACGAGGTCCTTGACGTTGCCCTTGTTGATCTTGTCGAGGGTCGAGTATCGCGTGTTGGCGTAATCGCCCGTCGGCATCGTCCAGTCCGCAGCATTTTGCTGCATCGTTGCCAACGCCTCGTTCGCGGAAGCAATCCCGGCCCCGAGGCCGATCATCAGGCTCGTCGCCAGTGCCGCCTTCGTCATCATTTTTAGCATTAGATTCCTCCGAAGGAACTAAACCCACCGGCTCCCGCGAACGGAATGTTCACGCGCGACCGCCTCGATCACAATGGGGAAGGTTTCCGGCAGCGTGTCACGACCGCCAATAGGGGTCTTGGTGGGCACCGTTGAAACTGCCCTACCGTGGCCTTCGAGATTCGCCATGCTCCCAACACGGCGACCTTGAAGCCGGAAACCATGGAGCGAGGCTAGGCTGAGAAGAATGCGGATGCAAGCGGCTCGACACCGAATTCATGTGTGCAATGCAACATACTTACGGTGCGCCGCGGTATAACCATTGATCTTCGGCTCTTGCATTCAGGATATTTTCCTTATTGAACACTTACGATATACGTATTTCTTCATGCTATTGATATGAAATACAATACAGACCCCATTACGCCCAAGAAACCTCCTTATCCGAATCGGAAATGGCTTCAAACGGAGGGTGGATAAAGCCTGCGCGCCGTCATTTTCATCACCGCAGCGTTCAGATAATTTATCTCCCGCCGACAGGGTGGAGAAAACGACTTTCAGTGGGCGCGCCCCATAGCTCAGGTTACGTCGTTCTCAGACTTTCGGCATAATTGCGTGAATCCCGTTGGGATCTGATAAAGGCCGTCGCGTCAGGGCATCGCCGCAGACAGGAGGGCGAAAAACGATGATGTCGCGGAGAAGCCTCCTCCAACTCGGCCTTGTGATGGCGTCGGGGGCGGCGAAAGCTGCAAATGCGGACGCCGAGGGGCCGCTGGAAACAGGGCGATTCCGGGCCATCGCCGATGGCGTCTATGTGCGGCTGGGACGGGTGGCGCTGATCAGCCAAGGGAATCTCGGTGCCATCGCCAATCTCGGCTTCGTCGTCGGGAAGGATGCCGTCGCGATGATCGACAGCGGGGGCAGCATGGAGGACGGGCGTGCCGCGCTGGCCGCCATCCGCGCCGTGACGAGCCTGCCCGTGCGCTACCTCGTCAACACCCACATGCATCCCGACCATATCTTCGGCAACGAGGTCTTCAGGCAGGCGGGCGCAGAGATCATCGCCCATCATGCCCTTCCCGCGGCGCTGGCCGCACGGCGCGAGACCTATCTGACGACCATGCGAGACGAGCTCGGGGCACGGTTGACCGCCGAGGTGACGATCGCCTTGCCCGACAGCACCGTCGACGGCGAACGCCTGCTCGATCTCGGCGGCCGACAGTTGCGCCTGACGGCCTGGGGGACGGCGCATACCGATAACGACCTCACCGTCCTCGACGAGACGAGCGGCACACTGTTTGCCGGCGACCTGGTGTTTCTCGACCATGTGCCGATCGTCGATGGCAGCCTCAAGGGCTGGATTGCCCAGCTGGATGCCCTCGCCGCCCTGCCGGCAGAGCGCGTCGTGCCGGGCCATGGCCCTGTGGCTGCGTCCTGGCCGCAGGCGCTTCAGCCCGGGCGGCGCTATCTGGAGACGCTGGCCGGCGACATCCGGCTTGCCATCGCCGAGGGGCGGACACTGAGCGAGGCGATCGCCACGGCCGGCGCCAGCGAGGCCGGGAACTGGGCGCTGTTCGACGACTACAACGCCCGCAACGCCTCCGCCGCTTTCGCCGAGCTCGAATGGGAATGATCGTGCCTGCCGCGCGGCAAGGCCGGCGCGGCTCGTCACGCGGAAGTTTTCATCGGGCGCTTGAGCCCGGGCGACTTCCGCCGCACAATCGGGACAGGCGACGGAACCGCGGGAAGGCACACGTGGACGACGCCATTGGGAGAAACCGATGCTCAATCACGACGGCCGCCGGCCACGACCCTCATTCCGCGCCACGCTGACCTCGGGCACGCTGGCTTTTGCGCTCCTGACCGCCGGAACGGCATCGGCCGTCTCTGCATCGCCCGACACCGCACCTTCGCCTGAGGAGATTGCCGGCCAGGCGGAGTCATCCTGGCCGGGCCTCGTCACCGACGTGTTCGACGACCGGCCGATGCAGGACGGCACCGGCGTCATCACGCTCGAAGCGCCGGCCCGCGCGACCGATCCGGCGATCGTCCCGGTCAAGCTGACTCTCGATCCGGCGAAGAACATCCGCAAGGTGACGCTCGTCATCGACGAAAACCCCTCGCCGGTCGCCGCCACCTTCACGATCGGTGCCAAGTCGGGCCTGACGGAGCTGGAGACGCGCGTGCGCGTCAACGCCTATACCGACATCCACGCCGTGGCCGAGGCTGCGGACGGCACGCTCTACATGGTCAAGCGCTTCGTGAAGGCGGCCGGCGGCTGCGCCGCGCCCGCCGCCAAGGACGCGGTGGCCGCCGCCAAGACGATCGGCCAGATGCGGCTGAAGCGGTTCGGCGCGCAGGAAGGCTCGGACGGCGCGCGCCAGGTGGCCCAGCTGATGGTCCGTCATCCCAACAATTCAGGCCTGCAGAAGGATCAGGTGACGCTCCTCTACATTCCCGCGCATTTCATCACCGATATCCGCGTCGAGAGCGCCGGCGAGGAGATCTTCTCCATGACAGGCGGCATCTCGATCTCGGAAGATCCGAATTTTCGCTTCGCCTATGCCGGAAAGGGCGACGAAGAGTTTCACGCCAAGGCGACAGACACCGAAGGTGCGGTCTTCGAGAAGGAATTTGCACCCGGCAGTTCCTGACAGGCTCGTCCTGCTCAGAAGAGAACGGTTTTCCGATCGGCGTTCAGGCGCCGCGATAGCCGCAGCGCGCCGCCGCTCTCGCGAACCGGCCGCCGGCGAGCCGCCGTTCCTGCCGGCTTGAATGGCGGAAGCGCCTTACTCGAAGCAGCGAATCTCCGCTTCCGCCTGGGCGCGGCGCAGGTCGCCGATGACGCGATTGGATTCCACCGAGCCGCGGAACAGCGAACCCTTCTCTCCCGAGACCTGCCCCATCGACAGAAAGGTGGAGGCCTCGACATAGATGTCGTACGGCACGATCGAGGCGACGACGTCGAAGGAGCAGGCACAGCGTTCGAGCGACTGCGGCGTATTGCCGTTGGCCTGCATGCAGCCGAAGACATAGTCGGCGGTGGCGGTCGTCGGATAGCCGGTGCCGATCGTCGCAGGCGTCATGCTGCCGGTACCCGTCGCCGTCTGGGCAAGGGCCGCCGATGTCG
Coding sequences within it:
- a CDS encoding cytochrome c, with product MNRTLLALAGTALLATTSLGSAQTAQAPAQIVPAAPAGAAAATATSPAAAPATPAATPAAPAAAPTAPAAAAPAAATATASAAPAAGGAMSIDSKENGMEATPGEEGKFVDSAGNPIYAKNADGTFDYYTWRGYKKYSANCFQCHGPDGLGSSFAPNLAEQLQRINYYDFTGIVVNGQQNKWHPVNSIMPAWGEDVNVMCFLDSIYVYLRGRADGAIPRGEPKKPALNKEAQAAENSCLGF
- a CDS encoding ABC transporter permease, with amino-acid sequence MSDAVRTPADSPPRPGFTSAHYLICFWGIVWREALRFLHQRERFVSALVRPLLWLFIFAAGFRQVLGVSIVPPYQTYILYEVYITPGLIGMIQLFNGMQSSLSMVYDRETGSMKTLLVSPLPRWFLLVSKLSAGVAVSLVQVYVFFAIAWFWEVHPPAIGYLTVFPALVLSGLMLGALGMLLSSLVQQLENFAGVMNFVIFPMYFASSALYPLWRILESSPLLYRICQANPFTHAVELIRFALYGQLNLAALAVVFGCTVLFLGGAILAYDPGRGVIGRKRQ
- a CDS encoding PQQ-dependent catabolism-associated CXXCW motif protein; the encoded protein is MRGLAAFALALAFLTPLGTPALAVTTAAPVDVPVEPPGYRMDDYRSPTPATLAGANVVDTDAAKLLHDEKRAVFVDVLPRAPRPQGLPEGTVWHPKPRRDIPGSVWLVDTGYGALPPAMEAYFLNGLARATGGDKQRPVVFYCLRDCWMSWNAARRALSAGYGAVHWYPDGTDGWAEAGLPLEPREPETRPDE
- a CDS encoding quinoprotein dehydrogenase-associated SoxYZ-like carrier, whose product is MLNHDGRRPRPSFRATLTSGTLAFALLTAGTASAVSASPDTAPSPEEIAGQAESSWPGLVTDVFDDRPMQDGTGVITLEAPARATDPAIVPVKLTLDPAKNIRKVTLVIDENPSPVAATFTIGAKSGLTELETRVRVNAYTDIHAVAEAADGTLYMVKRFVKAAGGCAAPAAKDAVAAAKTIGQMRLKRFGAQEGSDGARQVAQLMVRHPNNSGLQKDQVTLLYIPAHFITDIRVESAGEEIFSMTGGISISEDPNFRFAYAGKGDEEFHAKATDTEGAVFEKEFAPGSS
- the xoxF5 gene encoding lanthanide-dependent methanol dehydrogenase XoxF5, which translates into the protein MIGLGAGIASANEALATMQQNAADWTMPTGDYANTRYSTLDKINKGNVKDLVPAWTFSTGVLRGHEGNPLVIGDTMFVHTPFPNIVYALDLKDNGSIKWKYEPVQDPNVIPVMCCDTVNRGVAYAPAAEGGKNLIILHQADTTVVALDAATGEQVWTVKNGDPSKGETGTAAPMVVKDKVMIGISGGEFGVRGSLTAYNLKDGTQAWRAYSTGPDAEMLFDPEKTTALGKPVGADSSLKTWEGDQWKIGGGTTWGWYSYDPELNLIYYGTGNPSTWNPSQRPGDNKWSMAIMARDADTGMAKWVYQMTPHDEWDFDGVNEMILADIDVDGAPRKVLAHFDRNGFAYTLDRATGELLVAKKYDPAVNWATEVVMDKESEQYGRPQVVAQYSTEQNGEDVNSTGICPAALGTKDQQPAAFSPKTKLFYVPTNHVCMDYEPFRVAYTAGQPYVGATLSMYPAPNSHGGMGNFIAWDAGKGEIVWSLPEQFSVWSGALATAGDIVFYGTLEGFLKAVDSTTGEELYKFKTPSGIIANVMTYETDGQQFVGVLSGIGGWAGIGLAAGLTDPNAGLGAVGGYAALSKYTALGGQLTVFTVPNQTAAK
- a CDS encoding ABC transporter ATP-binding protein, whose product is MGSNDPRAFPRSAGRPVPALDIAGVSHSYGARLALDDVSFTVPQGSFTALLGPNGAGKSTLFSLVTRLYNTSKGEISILGRALSREPGEALRRLGVVFQARTLDLDLSIRQNLAYHAALHGLPGRVARARTEAILKGSDLMDRLGEKARNLSGGQLRRVEIVRAFMHSPELILLDEPTVGLDIGSRAEIVAEVRRLVRQEGVSVLWATHLIDEVEASDRVVVLHKGRVLAEGGVAAIVEDQGASSIRDAFATLTGLARPDLGGPVAAEFRT
- a CDS encoding quinoprotein relay system zinc metallohydrolase 2, which gives rise to MMSRRSLLQLGLVMASGAAKAANADAEGPLETGRFRAIADGVYVRLGRVALISQGNLGAIANLGFVVGKDAVAMIDSGGSMEDGRAALAAIRAVTSLPVRYLVNTHMHPDHIFGNEVFRQAGAEIIAHHALPAALAARRETYLTTMRDELGARLTAEVTIALPDSTVDGERLLDLGGRQLRLTAWGTAHTDNDLTVLDETSGTLFAGDLVFLDHVPIVDGSLKGWIAQLDALAALPAERVVPGHGPVAASWPQALQPGRRYLETLAGDIRLAIAEGRTLSEAIATAGASEAGNWALFDDYNARNASAAFAELEWE
- a CDS encoding substrate-binding domain-containing protein; this translates as MSGFRTSLGLAAAALFALAGTAHAQDREFGGSIELVDPNVLRVCADPSNLPFSNDKGAGFENALADFVAAKLGRKSVSYSFFPQATGFVRMTLAANACDVIMSYPQGDELVQNTNAYYRTAYSLVVPKDGPLAGVTTIGDPLLKDKVIGVVAGTPPGTYMARAGLIGKARGYQLMVDTRYDNSAQQMIEDLGKGEIDAAILWGPQAGYYAREAKKDYVVTPLVSETKGPPMAFRITMGVRVSDQEWKRTLNDMIRSNQDELNEILLSFGVPLLDEQDKPIVSKKHGG